The following nucleotide sequence is from Mucilaginibacter sp. cycad4.
ATTAAGTACTTTTTTACAACTGGTGAATACCGTTGCTAAACATAACGCCGGTATTAATATTTTATAGATCTTCATTTTGCTTCAATTATTAAAAACCAACATTTAAACCAAAGGACACAGTTTTGAGTGTAGGATAAACATTATAGGAAGTGGCATTATCTCTGTAATCAAACGGATTGTAGAAGTTGAAAGGGTTTGTTGCTACAACGAATGCTTTCATACTTCCTATCCCCATTTTTTTGGTAACAGAAGCAGGGAAGGTATATGACAAGTTAGCGTTGCTTACCCTGAATGTAAAAGAACTCCTGTACCAGAATGATGATGACAATGTATATGAATCGGAATAATATGGTGCGGGATAGGCAGCGTTTGTATTAGTTGGTGTCCAGTGGTCGGCCCAGAATGCAGGCCTGTTGTCTGTTACCTTTGAAAGCGCCCTTGCGTCACCTTCAACCAAAGCCTGCCCGCCAAATGACATGCCCATGGTTACCGTAAGGTTTAAACCCTTGTAACCACCGCCAAAATTTAAACCTAAGCTATAGTGATTGCTTGATTTATTGGTCAGGTAATCCTGGTCTTCCTCACCAATTTTACCATCCGGGCCGGTATACTGGCCGTTAACCTTAGGCCCGCGAACATCCTGGTAGTACAACATACCCGGGGCCGGAACCAAACCGTTAATCCTTACAGCGTCCGGCTGAACACCCGCGGCAGCGGCCATTGATGCTTTAACTGCATCGGCCTGCTCTTGTGTGCGGATCATGCCAAGGTAATGGTAACCGAATACACCGCGGTCGCTGGGCTGACCGTTTGCATCAAGGTAAGTACCGACATTGCCCAGGGGTTGATCGACTTTAAGGTATTTATCATCAAACCATGACAAGAACGGGCTAAAGCTGTAAGTGAAATCTTTACCGATATGATCTCTCCAGCCTAAGGAGATCTCATAACCAAATGTGTTAACAGATGCAAAATTTTCGGTCGGCGGTGCAGCACCTATCAATACAGAAACTGATGATGTTAAAGCAGATAACATATTATAACGGTGCGAAAAATACCCATCGGCAGTTAATGAAAGGCGGCTATCCAGAAACTGGGCATCGATACCAAAGTTAGTACTCAGATTGCTGTCCCAGGTGGTGTTGGCATTGGCAATTACAATGTTTGGCGCATAGGTATTGCCCCTGTCATTATTACCGCCAAATACTGCGCCTTTGCCTGTTTCCAGCTTGTAGTTTTCCTGGTACAGATAAGGTTTTGAGCTATCATTACCCAATAAACCAACCGAACCGCGAACTTTCAGAAAATTAACAAACTTCACGTTATTTTTAAAGAAACCTTCTTCAGACATTACCCAACCCAAAGATCCTGAAGGGAAATATCCCCATTGATGGCCCGGCGCAAAGTTGTTGTTGGCATCGGCACGTAAGGAAAACTCAACCAGGTATTTGTCGGCATAGGCATAATTGATACGGCCAGCATAAGCTAAACGGCCAAATTTATTAACCTTTCCGTTGGCCTGATCGGTTGCCTGCCCCCCTGTTGCGAACTGCATATTGTCTAAACCACCTATCAGCGTGTTTTCGCGCGAGGCGGCTAAACTTTCGGCCGAATCATGTTTTTGCTCAAACAGTACAATGGCCGATATATCATGCTTACCAAATTTATTGGCATAGTTTAATGATCCGTTCACCTGGTAAACATTGGTATAACCCGGTGTAAACCTTACGATATCGCCATTTTTTGCTGAGATAACGCTTTGAACATCTCCACCAACAATGTGCTTATTTTCGCCAAGATTGGTAAATGAATACAGGTTGTATTTGGTACCGTACTGCTTGCTGAAATCGTTATTGACGTTGCGGTTATAACTTACCACCGCCTTTAAGCCTTTAATAAAAGGAACGGTATACTCAGCGTTTGCAAGTATGTTTAATGTGGTAGTATTTTGCTGCGTGTAATTGTTCAGCTTTTGTACTTCGAAAAAGTTGGCTCCTTCATATGATCCTGTATTTGAAGATTGCAATACAGGTAAACCATTGTAGTACATGGGCTGAAATTGTGGAATAGATAATAAAGATTTAAAATCGTTATCCAAACTTTCTGAGCCTTGTTTAAAGTAGTATCTTTTGCTGTAATAGGTAGCACCACTAACCGATAAGCCTACTTTTAAGCCGTTAGCAACACGTGCATCGGTGCTTGCCCTGAACGTTAATTTGTTTGTGCTTGCTCCTTTAAAGTTTGAATTTTGCTGGGTATAGGTACCGCCTGCAAAATAGGTAGCCTTGTCATTACCGCCGCTCACCGATAAGGCGTGACGGGTGATGTAAGACGATTTCCAGGCTTCTTTTAAGTGATCAGAACTGTTTTTAGAAAAATAATCAAGTTCATCAGGGCTGTAATAAGCAGCGTCCTTTACAGTGCCGGTGCCTATTACGCCTGTTGGTGATAAGGTATAATTATTTTTAGTTTGCTCGTAATCGTTAAGATAAGTGGCCTGTTGTAAACCTGTCATCATTTTAGGCAGTTCAACCGCGTCGGAGATACCGTATGAACCACTGTAGGTAACTTTTGGAGCGCCGGCCTGGCCACGTTTTGTTTTAACAATGATAACCCCGTTTGCACCTAAAATACCGTAGATAGCCGCAGCCGCATCTTTCAGAACCGTAATGCTTTCTACCTCACTTTGATCCAACAGGTTAAAATCAGTTATTGTTCTTTGAATATCATCGATGATATATAAAGGATTTGTTTGACCATCCTTGGCAAAAAACACCGGGTTACGGATCTGGATAGTCGCGTTTTCACCCGGCCGTGCCGTGCCACCCACAACACTCACATTTGGCAACTGGCCTCTCAACGCTGCCGCAAGGTTAGTGGTTGGTATTTCCTGGATATTTTTCATATCAACTGCAGCAATAGCGCCGGTAAGATGAATCTTTTTCTGAACACCGTAACCAACTACCACAACTTCATCCAGGTTGTTTTGGGTAGGGAGCAGTTTAAAGTCGGCATTCATCTCGCCGACCTTTAATGATTTCTCCTGGTAATTGTAACCTATGAACTTAGCCCCGATCACAACTGTTTGAAGGTTGGTTCCCTTAATAGCATACTTACCGTCGGCATTGGTTATGGCACCGGCCGTGCTTCCTTTTACCTGTATGGTAACGCCTGGCAGGGTTTGGCCCTTTTCATCCGTCACCGTACCGGTAATGGTTCGGTCCTGGGCTTTAAGTGCGCTGCCGATTAAAAGCAGCACTGAAAACAAGAGGAAAAATTTTCTCATAAACGTGATAATTTAATTTTCATAATCAGGTTAATTAATTGGTTATAAATTGGTTTCCCGGCTAAACTTCTCACATCCTCACCGGGAATATTAGGTAGTTCAGATTACTGCTTAGCGGCCTGCCGCTCTTTGATCCGTTTTTGCCACTCTTCACCCTCCTTTTTCATATCGTAGCCCTGTGCAGACAGGTAATTATTAATGCGGCCCTTAAACTTGCCAAACCAGGCATGTTTTTTCTCTGCCGATTCGGCATCTATGGCATTCTCCCGGGCTTCCAGCAGCCATCCTTTAATTTTGTCTTTTTGTTCGCCGGTAAGGGTAGGTATTTCATCCTGGTAAGCGGTGTAGGTGATGGGGTAGATGCGGTAGGTCATGCCGTCTTTTATCTTATCAACCTGGTCAGTACTTAATTCTTTATTCAGCTTATTGATATATGAGGTATGTAAAACCTTAACCTGCTTAACCACATTACTATCTACAAGGGCGATTTGGGCATTGGCACCTGCCTTATTATCAGGCATCTGAGTTTTAATATCATTTACTTTTGCTTTACGAGCATCATAAATGGTATTCAAATCGCTGTACTGGGCAACTATTATATCACGTACCTTCTTAAATTTTACCGAATCGGTAATGCCCGCGCCTGTAACAATTTTGTTAGAGCGTTCGGTTATAACTTTTATATAGTTGTTATCCACAGGTGCTTGCGCCAAAGCCGCGCTGCCTGCAACTGATAATAACAATATCGCTATGTATTTAAAGTGCTTCATGGGTTGTTTCAATTGGTTAAATTCTTTACAGTTTTTATAAAAGCTCTTAAAAAAGCATATAGGATCCTGCCGTTTTTTTATGCAATTAATTGTTCATATCACAATCAATTAACTGTTAAAATCTTGTCAGTTCTAAAAGCCTGCTAAAAAGTATAATTAATTTTATTGGTTTATATTTCCTGGTATCCCGCAGCCTGATTTACAAGTTGCTTTAACAAATATCAATGGTTAGCGTTTGCGTTTCCTATTTGTATTTATCTATTTATTATACAATCTTATCATAAGCTATTTTTCCTGTTCAGTTAATTTTTTGTCAAAAGAAAATTACATTGCTGTAAATTGGGTTTAATTAAAAATTGCTACTTTTAAAAATATAAACCGACGAGGCACGCATCCAATTGTCCGCCGACCTGCTAACCTTTATTGATTTTTACAAAATGAAGCCCCATTTTCTCAAGGTTGCGGTAAAACCGCAAAATTCATTCAGTATCAGGCACGATATTTTGCCCACCTTCCGGGGCATCTGGCATTACCATCCCGAGCTTGAATTACACTACGTAATAAAGGGCGAAGGGGTTAGGTTTATTGGTGATAATATCAGCAATTTTTCGCCGGGCGAAATTACATTGCTTGGTGAGGCCCTCCCGCACTGCTGGCGTTGCAAGGATGAATATTTTTTGCCCGATTCGGGATTGAATGTTGAGGTGATCGTGATACATTTTTTGCCCGACTGCCTTGGCCGTTATTTGTTAAATTTACCCGAAGCCTACATACTGCCCAAGCTTTTTGAAAAAGCCAAAAGCGGTATGGTAATTAAGGGTGAAGCAAAAACCGAACTGGCCAAACTGATGCGGCAGGCAGTTGATGCAACCAACCTCGACAGGATCATTATCCTGCTATCGATACTGAAAGTGTTAGCCGAGAATGAAGATTTTGAACCGATAACTTTATCACACAGCGACTTTCACCAATCCAACGAATCGGATACCATCCGCCTTAATAAAGTATGTTCCTATACGCTGGCCAACTACAAACAAGAGATCAGCCTGGAAAAAATAGCAGCTATCGGCAACTTGAGCGTTACCTCGTTTTGCCGCTATTTTAAGCTCATGACCAAGAAAACTTATTTTGATTTTTTAACCGAGATCAGGATCAGTCATGCCTGCCGGTTTTTGATTGAGGATAAGCTACCCACCGAGGTTTTGTGCTTTGAATGCGGCTATAATAACATTTCAAATTTTTACCGCCACTTTAAAAGGGTTACCGGCATGACCCCGCTTGAGTATAAACGCCGGTATATCAAAGGGCAAAAGCAGGCAATTTCTGCTTGATTTGTTTAAGTCTTAAGTTGTTAGTCGAAAGTCTTAAGTAAAAAAATGCTTAAAATTGGGGATCGCCATTTTTAGGTGGACAACCTTCATTGCCGTTGGTTTTAACCAACGGAATAATTAATTAGCAGTGAGGGGGCTTCAGCCAAAATCCGCTTGTTGAATTGGGCTAAAGCCAAGACTTTTCAGTTTTTTTTCCGTTGGTTAAAACCAACGGCAATGAATATCTCTTTTACAGCCTTTACTTTCAACTTAACACTAATAATTCCCGATACCTATTTCGCTTTGCAGTATCGTATAATTGCTGTACAGATCTTCTATTTTATTGCGGATGGCCGGCGAAAAATAGCCAACGTCGCGGCGGGTAGTGGTTGATATTTCCAGGCCGCGTTTGGTAAGATAATATTTTGCAATAACCGGGTAAACATTGTGCATGACATCCATGTTTTCGGTTAAAAATTCCTGTACCATTGCAACCTCATGCTGGCGCGATGCATCGGCATAATGATCACATAACCAAACAATAAGCTCCGGAAAAAAATTTCCCTGAATACATGACAATCCCGCCGAGCCTGCTTTTAGTGATTCAACCGCGTGAACCATGTAAGCATCATATAAACCAAACGAAGGATTGATCTTGCTTACTTCCAGTTTTTGTTTTACCACATCCAGGTTAAGGCAGGTATCTTTATGATATATTACCCTGCCGGTTGCCGCAAAATGATGCAGTTGCAGTGGCGACAATAGCCTTTTGTATGGTACGGGGCATTCGTAAAAGCCCAAAGGGATATTTTCAGTATGATTGAACAGGTCAAATACACGGTCATTTAACATAGTATCCGGCTCATCAGCATCAGCCAGCAAACTGGTAATGGCAATTACCGCCGAAGTGCCGGTATCATACACACTTTTTATAAAATCAGCTTGCTTTTCAATCGGCCCGCCAAAGGTACCGGTAGCAACAACAGGAACAGCGCTATCAACAGTTTCAACAACGTGTTTGATAATGGCCAAACGCTCTTCGCCACTTAGTTCAAACATTTCGCTCGAAAGGCAATTGGCAAATACACCGGCAGCTCCCGCATGCAAATACATTTCGGTTAAGCGGGTTAGCGCTGCATAATCAACCGCACCGTTATCTTTAAAAGGCGTCAACATTACCGGGATAAAACCCTTTTTTGATTGTTCCATTTGATGATTAAATTAAACTGTTAACTGCCTTGTTTTGGTTAAAAATATTCCTGTTAAAAAAATAGCTAATGTGCCTGCCACAATGATCATGTTGGTGTTCAGCGTACTGCGAAGGGCAGCGTATTGTTCAGGAATGAGTGATGGAAAGGTAAGCCAAAGGATTACCAAAACACCGATAATACTGGCGATGATAGCCTCATGATTACGGGTTTGCCTGCTGATAATCCCCAGCAAAAACAAACCAAGCATACCCGCTGCAAAAATTCCCGAAAGCTGCCACCACAGATCAAGGATACTTTTTACCCCTATCATGGCTATCCCGGCTGCCATACCTGCAAACCCAAAGAGCACGGTGCCGATGTGCAAAGCATTTAACGTATTTTTATCATTGAGTTGCGGCTTAAAGTAGCGTTTGTAAATATCGATGGTAAAAACGGTAGCTGAGGAGTTCATCCCAGAGCTGATAGTGCTCATGGCTGCCGATAAAATTGCTGCCACAATAATGCCAACCAGGCCTGCAGGGATTTTGGTAACCATAAAATGCGGCATGATTTTGTCGCCGTAATCGGCAGGTGTAAGTTTACCCATAAACGCTGTAACCTGGGTGGCCGAGGCCGTTGCAGGCAGGCGCTCAATAGCTACCTGGTGTTTAAGGCTTAAGATCAAATCGGGGTGCTGGCTGTAGTATGCGTATAAGCATGAACCAATTACAAAAAACAGGAAAGAAGCCGGTACATAAATACCAACGCAAAGCCATACCGATTTGGCAGCTTGTTTGGTAGATGTAGCTGCGTGATAACGCTGAATATAATTTTGATCCATCCCAAAATTGTTGAGGTTGATAAAGAACCCGTAAAACAGGATCACCCAAAATGTTGGTTCGGTAAGGTTCAATGAAAAACTGCCCAGGCTGAATTTGTGATCGGCTTTACCAATTTCTACGATCTTATCAAAGCCGCCGGGGATGTTATTTACCACCAGGTAAATGATGAGCAGGGCTCCTAAAGTTTTGATGATGGCCTGCACCACCTCTGTCCAGATCACGGCTTTGATCCCGCCGGATACCGTATACAAGATAATGGAAATCCCCATAATGATCATGATCACCTTCATAGAGAGACCGGTAAGTGCCTGAAGGCTCAGTGCTATGCCAAAAAACACAGAACCCATGCGGGCAATCTGCGTAAGCAAAAAGCAGATAACCGCATAAACCCTTGCCCAGGGGCCAAAGCGTTTTTCAAAGTGTGTATAAGCCGATATGTTGCCGGTATTACGGTAAAATGGTATAAAATACTTAACCGCTACCCAGGCGGCAAATGGCATGGAGAAGCTAAATACAAAAGCATTCCAGTTGCCGCCATAAGCTTTGCCGGGCACACCCAAAAATGTATTACTGCTTAAAAAAGTGGCATAAATGGATAAACCGATGGCCCAGCCCGGTATTAAACCAGATGCAACGGTAAACTGCTCGGCATTTTTATTTTTACGCGAAAAATAAAAACCAACCAGCACCATGGCTATAAGGTAAATACCTATAATGGTAAAATCTAACACGGGCAACACTTTCATGCGTTAATCGGGTGGTACGGTAAAAATTAGTATTATGGTTTAAAATTGTATAACAAATGTAACGTACTGCTGCTGGCCTTTACTGTAATATTTTCGCTTGCTATTGTAGGATATTAGCATCAACGGAATAAAAACGCCGCCTCTCGCAGGAGTCGATTGATGTTAGAACGCCGCCGCTCGGCTCCAGCCGAGCGGCGGCTAGAAAATGACAAGCCGTATAGTTGACTCACCCGGTCTACGCTACGTTGGACCGCCCTCTCTATCCTTCGGATAAAGAGGGTAAGAAAGAAAAATAAATTAAAATCCCCTCTTTACGCTTGGGTAGAGAGGGGTGACGAGCGCAGCGATGTCGGGGTGAGTCGATATGCGCCATGGTTTCACGCTCAACGCTTACCTTCAATAATTAACCGGGCTGATTGTAAACCATCTGCCATGGCAGTTATCGTAATCTCGCCCCCAACAGCTTTAGATTGAATAATAGCCAACCCCAAACCATTAAACAAATGACGCTGATCGGATACAAACGGATCCAGATCCGTTTGTGAACCGTTATCCACGCCCTTCAGTATCCCTTGTCCGCTTACTTTAAATTTCACCAATTGATTGGCATTTGGCACCGGGACATCATTTTTATCTAAAACAGATACGGTAATGTATGACAGGTCTTTACCATCGGCTTTAATTTTATCCCGATCTGCCTTTAACTGTATTTTATAAGGCTCTCCCGCTGTAACAACCCGGGTAGTCATAACCACTTTGCCATTACGGCGCGATACGGCCTTTAATACTCCCGGCTCGTAATTAACGCGCCACACCACGTGCAGGTCGTCGCCTGTTTTCTTTCTTATGCCTATCGATTTGCCGTTTAAAAAGGCTTCCACCTCATCGGCATTGTTATAATAAGCCCAAACATCAATCAGTTGTCCGGGTTTCCAGTTCCAGTGCGGTAAGAGGTGCAAAACGGGTTTGTTAGTCCACTCGCTTTGGTACATGTAATAAACATCTTTAGGGAAACCGGCCAGATCAACAATGCCAAAATACGAGCTGCGCGCAGGCCACAGGTATGGGGTTGGTTCGCCGATGTAATCAAAGCCTGTCCACACAAACAGGCCCGAAAGGAAATCATGCTTTTTGATAATTTTCCAGGTTTCCTCATGTGTAGAGCCCCAATAGGCTGATACATTATCATAGGCTGATACTGTAAAATCAGCATTACCGTCTTTCAAGGGCGTTTTGCCATCCTTAGGCCAGCGCCTGATACTATCCGAGGGCATATCATAATGCCCCCGAGTCGCCAGGGCCGACATGTTTTCGGTGCCGATAAATTTTTGGCCGGGGTAGTTTTTCTGAAAATCAGCATATACTTCCTGGTGATAATTTAAACCCACCAAATCAAGCGCACCCGATTGGTAAATGAAATTCTTTTTAGGGTCGGCATCGCTCAGGGCTGATGTAACTGGTCGCGTATTATCCAGTTGCTTTACTATTTTCACCAGCTCGCGACCGATGCTTACGCCCGTGCTGTCAAATTGTTCCCTGATCTCGTTGCCAATGCTCCAGGCAAAAATGGATGGGTGGTTGCGGTCGCGCAAAATTTGGTCTTTCAGGTCTTTCACATGCCACTCGCCCCAATCCTCATGGTAATCGTGTTTGCTCTTTTTCTTCTTCCACATATCAAAGGCTTCATCCATCACCAGGAAACCCATTTTATCGCACAGATCGAGCAGTTCGGGTGCGGGCGGATTGTGCGATGTACGGATGGCATTGCAGCCCATATCCTTCAAGATCTGCAATTGCCGCTCAATGGCACGTGTATTAACAGCAGTACCCAAAGCGCCCTGATCATGGTGCAGGCATACGCCGAGTATCTTCATCGGCTCGCCATTTAAGCTAAAGCCTTTATCTGCATCGAAGTTGAAATAACGGATGCCAGTGTTGGTGGTATAATCATCAATCACCTTACCGGCAGCTATCAATTGCAGCTTTACCTTGTACAGGTAAGGCCTACCTATCGACCATAACTCAGGATTTTTTATTTGGATACTTTGCTGAATTACTGTATCCGTTATAGACGATATGCTCATACCTACAACTCCCCCTTTATCATCCAAAACCGAGACCTTAAGTTTCATTTTTGAGGCACCAGCAGGTAATAACGTACGGATATTGATCTCTGCTTTTTGATGATCAACCTGCGGCGTAGTTATAAATGACGACCATTGCGGCAAATGGATTTTATTGGTAGTGGTTAACCAAACATTGCGGTAAATGCCCGACCCGGTGTACCAGCGCGAATTAGGCTGATCGCTGTTATCAACCTTAACGGCAATGATATTTTGTTGTGTGCCAAATTTGAGATAACGAGTAAGATCATACCTGAACGAGATATAGCCATTAGGCCGCTTGCCTAAATAATGTCCGTTGATCCAGACTTCGCTGTTATGAAAAACGCCGTCGAAATCAATAAAGATTTTCTTGCTTTTTGCTGATGTTGGGATTATAAAGCTTTTGCGATACCAACCGATACCGGCAGGCAGCCCACCTTCAGCCTGCGTAGTAGGGTTTTTACTGTCGAATTTCCCTTCGATACTCCAATCATGCGGCAGATCAAGCTTTCGCCAATGGCTATCATTATATTTTACTGCGTTAGCAACCGAATCGTCACCCAAAAAAAACTTCCAGCCAGTGTTAAAACTCTCTGTTTTATGTACGTTTTGGGCAGATACAGCATTGACCGCAAAAAACACTAAACACAGTGTATATAGATATCGGAACCTCATTTATTTTGATTTGCTTTTTTCTTAACAGGCGGCGCAACAAAGTTGAGATCGCTTTTACCCAGATCTTTTGAAACAGCCACCGCTATACCGCGCTGATCGGCTTTGTTTACGGCGCAATAAAAATGATAAACCACACCCTTGTACTTCACCACGCACGATTTATGGGCGAACATATTATCATAAGGCTCGGACGATTGGATGAGTTTCTCCCCTGTCCAATCTGTCCAGTGTACCAGGTCATAAGAGCAGGCAAAGCGGTTAAATACACCCGAATCGCCGGTTTTCCAGAAAGCACCGAAATAGAACATCACATATACGTTACCTATTTGCTGGATGTATGGATCGCCGGTAATGCCGTCGCCATGGTTCAATACAGGATCTTTGCCAAAACGCTTCCAGTACAGCATATCATCAGATACGGCCATGCCAATCCTTTCGGCACCGCGTTTTTTGTTTACGCTGTCGCCATTGGCATTGTAATACATGATGAACGGGTGACCGGTAAGCTTCTTTTTATCCCAAATTACCGTTTGTTTGTATTGCGTGTGATTATCCCACCAGCTTACATCTTTATCAATGCTTGACAGTACAGGATGATCCAGCCCCTGCCACTCGTGTGCGGTACCCGGATCTTTATCGGTTGAAGCCACACTTATGGATAACAAACCTTTCTCATACCCTTTGCTCTGTCCACCAAAATACGATAGCCAATACTTACGGTTATATTGCTGCAATTTGTAGGAACCGCCCCATTTATAGTCCTGCAAGCCTACATAACCGGCCTTTTGATTATTGTCCCATTTTGTAGTATCGTCAGAGAAAGAGAGGATGCGGCCGCGGGTTTTCCAATGCAGCAGGTCCTTACTATCAGCCAGCCAGGTTTCATAACCTCTGCCATTAAAAATGATGTAACTCATATACCAGCTGTCACCCTGCCGAAAAACCATGGGGCAGTCAGCTTTTTGACTATTATCTTCGGGCGCTATCACCAGGCCATATTTGTGGGGCGTTTTAACCTGCTCGTAAATATCCTTCATCACCTTTTCGGGTACTTCCTGGGCCTGTGCCTTTAGTATTAAAAAAAAGCAAACAAGAAATGTAAATGATCTGAAAATGTGTTTCATGGTTTGTTTATATAAAGTCCATTAATAAATCCACATATTAAGCTATTATAAAACTGAAAACCAATCCATTAGATTTCAGGAAAATCGCTTTTAAAATCTGTAGTAAACAGGAGGCACCTACGGAGCCAATTCTCTTTGATTTTCATTTCTACAAACATGTTACTCCTACAGAGTTTAAAAAAGTGTATGGTTATAACTCCGTAGGAGTAACATGTTTATAGCAAAACAAGACATATGTTTTGGCTCCGTAGGCGCCTCCTGTTTAAAAGCGATTTTCCTGTTTCAGCTTTATGCCTTTAGCTTTTATATAATATTTTATTTTACGATAAATGTGTAGTTGCCTGATCCTGTCTTGATTTCTGCTTTTCCATCGCGATAACCGATAAACCTGATATCGCTTCGGGCTTTAATATTTTGCCCGTCTACCATAATAGCAGCATTCCTTTTTACAGGCAGAAAAATGCTTGCCGTGGTATTTGCAGGGATGCTCACCTCCAATTTAAATTGTCCCTGATCTTTTTTCCAACTGCTCGAAATATTGCCATAAGGCGATTGGTAATTGGCCTTAGCCCAGGTTACATTACCCACGATTTCGGGCCTGATCTCGATTTTA
It contains:
- a CDS encoding DUF3826 domain-containing protein; this translates as MKHFKYIAILLLSVAGSAALAQAPVDNNYIKVITERSNKIVTGAGITDSVKFKKVRDIIVAQYSDLNTIYDARKAKVNDIKTQMPDNKAGANAQIALVDSNVVKQVKVLHTSYINKLNKELSTDQVDKIKDGMTYRIYPITYTAYQDEIPTLTGEQKDKIKGWLLEARENAIDAESAEKKHAWFGKFKGRINNYLSAQGYDMKKEGEEWQKRIKERQAAKQ
- a CDS encoding SusC/RagA family TonB-linked outer membrane protein; the encoded protein is MRKFFLLFSVLLLIGSALKAQDRTITGTVTDEKGQTLPGVTIQVKGSTAGAITNADGKYAIKGTNLQTVVIGAKFIGYNYQEKSLKVGEMNADFKLLPTQNNLDEVVVVGYGVQKKIHLTGAIAAVDMKNIQEIPTTNLAAALRGQLPNVSVVGGTARPGENATIQIRNPVFFAKDGQTNPLYIIDDIQRTITDFNLLDQSEVESITVLKDAAAAIYGILGANGVIIVKTKRGQAGAPKVTYSGSYGISDAVELPKMMTGLQQATYLNDYEQTKNNYTLSPTGVIGTGTVKDAAYYSPDELDYFSKNSSDHLKEAWKSSYITRHALSVSGGNDKATYFAGGTYTQQNSNFKGASTNKLTFRASTDARVANGLKVGLSVSGATYYSKRYYFKQGSESLDNDFKSLLSIPQFQPMYYNGLPVLQSSNTGSYEGANFFEVQKLNNYTQQNTTTLNILANAEYTVPFIKGLKAVVSYNRNVNNDFSKQYGTKYNLYSFTNLGENKHIVGGDVQSVISAKNGDIVRFTPGYTNVYQVNGSLNYANKFGKHDISAIVLFEQKHDSAESLAASRENTLIGGLDNMQFATGGQATDQANGKVNKFGRLAYAGRINYAYADKYLVEFSLRADANNNFAPGHQWGYFPSGSLGWVMSEEGFFKNNVKFVNFLKVRGSVGLLGNDSSKPYLYQENYKLETGKGAVFGGNNDRGNTYAPNIVIANANTTWDSNLSTNFGIDAQFLDSRLSLTADGYFSHRYNMLSALTSSVSVLIGAAPPTENFASVNTFGYEISLGWRDHIGKDFTYSFSPFLSWFDDKYLKVDQPLGNVGTYLDANGQPSDRGVFGYHYLGMIRTQEQADAVKASMAAAAGVQPDAVRINGLVPAPGMLYYQDVRGPKVNGQYTGPDGKIGEEDQDYLTNKSSNHYSLGLNFGGGYKGLNLTVTMGMSFGGQALVEGDARALSKVTDNRPAFWADHWTPTNTNAAYPAPYYSDSYTLSSSFWYRSSFTFRVSNANLSYTFPASVTKKMGIGSMKAFVVATNPFNFYNPFDYRDNATSYNVYPTLKTVSFGLNVGF
- a CDS encoding dihydrodipicolinate synthase family protein; this translates as MEQSKKGFIPVMLTPFKDNGAVDYAALTRLTEMYLHAGAAGVFANCLSSEMFELSGEERLAIIKHVVETVDSAVPVVATGTFGGPIEKQADFIKSVYDTGTSAVIAITSLLADADEPDTMLNDRVFDLFNHTENIPLGFYECPVPYKRLLSPLQLHHFAATGRVIYHKDTCLNLDVVKQKLEVSKINPSFGLYDAYMVHAVESLKAGSAGLSCIQGNFFPELIVWLCDHYADASRQHEVAMVQEFLTENMDVMHNVYPVIAKYYLTKRGLEISTTTRRDVGYFSPAIRNKIEDLYSNYTILQSEIGIGNY
- a CDS encoding AraC family transcriptional regulator, encoding MKPHFLKVAVKPQNSFSIRHDILPTFRGIWHYHPELELHYVIKGEGVRFIGDNISNFSPGEITLLGEALPHCWRCKDEYFLPDSGLNVEVIVIHFLPDCLGRYLLNLPEAYILPKLFEKAKSGMVIKGEAKTELAKLMRQAVDATNLDRIIILLSILKVLAENEDFEPITLSHSDFHQSNESDTIRLNKVCSYTLANYKQEISLEKIAAIGNLSVTSFCRYFKLMTKKTYFDFLTEIRISHACRFLIEDKLPTEVLCFECGYNNISNFYRHFKRVTGMTPLEYKRRYIKGQKQAISA
- a CDS encoding sodium:solute symporter is translated as MKVLPVLDFTIIGIYLIAMVLVGFYFSRKNKNAEQFTVASGLIPGWAIGLSIYATFLSSNTFLGVPGKAYGGNWNAFVFSFSMPFAAWVAVKYFIPFYRNTGNISAYTHFEKRFGPWARVYAVICFLLTQIARMGSVFFGIALSLQALTGLSMKVIMIIMGISIILYTVSGGIKAVIWTEVVQAIIKTLGALLIIYLVVNNIPGGFDKIVEIGKADHKFSLGSFSLNLTEPTFWVILFYGFFINLNNFGMDQNYIQRYHAATSTKQAAKSVWLCVGIYVPASFLFFVIGSCLYAYYSQHPDLILSLKHQVAIERLPATASATQVTAFMGKLTPADYGDKIMPHFMVTKIPAGLVGIIVAAILSAAMSTISSGMNSSATVFTIDIYKRYFKPQLNDKNTLNALHIGTVLFGFAGMAAGIAMIGVKSILDLWWQLSGIFAAGMLGLFLLGIISRQTRNHEAIIASIIGVLVILWLTFPSLIPEQYAALRSTLNTNMIIVAGTLAIFLTGIFLTKTRQLTV